The DNA window CTACTGGCAAGAAGTTCATATATGTGTTCAAAGTAAAGAGGCCCACTTAGTTTTTATGTTTGTATTCTTGTTAATTTCGTATCTGTGTACTATAAATTATTGTGAAGTATACCAGAAGGGTGCTTCATGCGTGTTTTTCTTATTTCTCACTTCTTGTCTGAAACTTTCTGCATAAGTTATTGTAATGTGATCATGTTTAATGCCTTTGTTCTGTCTAGTTAAAAGTAGTCATTCAATTTATATGCAAGCTTTTGGAAATGATGcataatctatacatatattttttatcTGCAGAAACTTCAGTGGGAGCAGTTGTCTATTGAcatccttcctcatccagataTGTTCTCGGATCCAGACTTTTTAAACTCTCAAGAAGGGTCTAATAAGAAAGACGAAGATGGTGCAAAGCGGGTATTCTTTGGTGGGGAGCGATTCATTGAGGGGATCTCAGGAGAGGCCTATGTATGCACTTTAGCTCTCAATTTATTTTAACACCACCTTCTAATGTGGGTGGATAGTCATATTTCACTGATTCGCCAGGATATAGTTTTCTTTCCTGCTATGTGTGATTGAGCCCTGTTTTCTGTGGAATATTTAATATCTTTGCAATTCAATGATGGTTTCAGATTACAATTCAACGGACAGAGTTGAATTGCCCACTAGGGCTCGAAGTTCAATTGCATGTTACAGAAGCTGTTTGCCCTGCTTTAAGTGAACCAGGTCTGTattagaagttaattggtttCTGTTAAGGCTACAACTTCACACAATTTTATTGTTGAATTTCCTGAAACATAAACATAATCCTACCAGAAATAATGTTTCTCAAAACCTGTGTTGTTGACTACAACACAAAATTCTtgcataaattttttattaacttAATTCCGTCGTATTCTCAGGATTGCGAGCTCTTCTCCGTTTCTTTACTGGATTTTATGTTTGTCTAAATCGAGGAGATGTGAATCCAAGTTCTCAGccagtatttttttatttctctgcTTCTTCTATAGTATCTGATGTCATGAACTGACATTTTTAGAATCTTTTATACATATGAGCTCTCTGAATGGTGTCAATATATTACTTCTGTTGGCAGCGGTCTGCAGAAGCTGCTGGCCGTTCTTTGGTCTCTATAACTGTGGATCACATATTTGTCTGCATTAAGGATGCTGGTTAGTTGGTTTGCGCCCGTGTTATTTTTTTCCAATACCTTTTTTCTTTCCAATGAAGTCAATACAGTAGGTATTGTTATAGAAAATTACTGCTCTCTTTGATTAGTCGCCAATGCGAGTGCCAAAGATAATGCACACTTTTCTGTAAAAAGTTGTTATCGGTTTAAGTCTTAGTCTAACAAATTTGTTTACCTCACAGAATTTCAGCTAGAACTTCTGATGCAATCACTATTATTCTCTCGGGTTCGTCttccattttcatttctttttatgaTCCTAGGATGACACATACACTCAAGTCATGTATTTCCCAATAGTTTTGTATTTCACAACTTTGTATTATCAATGCACTGAGATCTAGTTTCTTCAATCAGGCAAGTGTATCTGATGGAGAGAAGGCCAATTACTTGACAAGGGTCATAATAGGTGGATTGTTTTTGAGGTAAGCCGTAAGTTATCGATGTAGTATACCATGACATCAGACATATGCCTGTTTGATTGAAATTTGGAAATCACTTTTTTAGTATGACCTGCTCTCTTTCTGGTCAAGAATGCAAATAATTTTTGGATCACTTACAGTACATATATTACTGGTACTTCACAATTTGTAGACAAATTTTagtttacttaattaattatatgtcAGAGGTAATGCTATTTTCTGTGTGCAAGTATGTTTTGATGCTTGATTCTAgcattctttttttgttttgtaaGTACATATTTATCTTGCATTATCGAAAGGTTTTGGGGCCATCATTGTGGATCTGGAGACATGTCAATGTAAACTTCTGTGGGTTTTCATTAGAAATAGATGTCAGTTATTTTGCTTGGTGGATTCTCATTTTAGAGTGGCTTTTAATTGTTTAACTCTGTCCTCGTCCatatgaaataaaatctagGGATACATTTTCGCGTCCACCCTGCACCTTAGTGCAGCCATCGATGCAGGATGCTTCAATTGATAATTCAGATGTCCCAGATTTTGGTATTCACTAACTTTACCTCAACATGCTTACACTGTTTGATTGTGAGAGCCCTTTGTCATATAGAAATTTGTTTGCTGTATCCAGCTAAGAACTTCTGTCCTCCAATATATCCTCTTGGGGACCAGCAGTGGCAATCAAATTGCAGTGTGCCTCTGATCTGTCTCTACAGTCTGCAGTTAGTGCCCTCCCCAAGCCCACCAATTTTTGCTTCCAGAACCGTTATTGATTGCCAGCCACTAATGGTCAGCATTCATCTAATCCTATCTCTCGTAGATAGAAATATTTGACTTTCTTTACTATTATTGCTGCTAATACCTACCTGTTTTTGTATCTCAGATTCATCCTCAGGAAGAATCCTGTCTGAGAATATCATCCTTTTTGGCTGATGGAATTGTTGTTAATCCTGGTTctgtgctgccagatttctccATTAACTCCCTACTGTTCAATCTTAAAGGTTTAGTTGTTACCGTACCCCTAGAGATAGGAAACCCAGAACAATTATCTGGAAGTCCTAACATACCAGTCCAGAATTCATTTTCTGGGGCAAGGCTCCATATTGAAAATTTGATGTTCTCCCAGTCACCTTCCTTAAAACTAAGCCTACTGAACATTGAGAAGGATCCTGCATGTTTCTGTCTTTGGAAGAGTCAACCAATTGATGCCAGCCAGAAGAAATTGACTGCTGGAGCATCTTTGATTACTTTGTCTTTGGAAACATGCTATGGCTTTATTGGGAGGAACAACACAAAGGTGGATTCAAGTGTATGGAAATGTGTTGAGATGAAAGATATTTGTTTTGAGGTAGCAATGGTGACTGCAGATGGGACCCCTTTAACAGATATGCCACCTGCGGGAGGGGTTGTCAGAGTAGGTGTTAACTGTGAACAATACAATTCAAGCACTTCAGTGGAGCAATTATTCTTTGTTCTAGACCTCTATGCTTATTTCGGTAAGGTTAGTGAAAGGATAGCTGTGGCAGGGAAAAACAAGTCTTCAGAGGAAACAAGAAATGAGTCTTTGCAGGGAAGCATAATGGATAAAGTTCCTGGTGATACTGCTGTCACTCTTTCTCTGAAGAATTTGCAGCTAAGATTTTTAGAATCTTCATCTGATACCCAAGGCCCACCTCTAGTTCTTTTCATTGGTGATGGTCTGTCTGTCAAGGTTAGCCATAGAACTCTGGGTGGCGCTATGGCAATTTCATCCACTTTACGATGGGAAAGGGTCGAGGTGGACTGTGCAGACACTGCGAATGACTTCCATCTGGAGAAAGGTTCTGAATTGATGCTTCCCAACAAGAATATGAACGGGAAGGACAGCAATCAGTTACGGGCTGTTTTTTGGGTTCAAAATACTAAAATTGATCAATCAAATCGTAATACCACAGTACCATTTCTGGACATATCCGTGACACATGTGATTCCATATAGTGCACAGGATATCGAGTGCCACAGTTTAAGAGTGTTGGCCTGCATTGCTGGTATCCGCCTTGGTGGAGGTATGAGTTATGCTGAATCTTTGCTTCATAGGTTTGGAATTTTTGGTGCTGATGGCGGGCCAGGGGAAGGTCTTACTAGAGGCCTTGAGCAGTTATCTGGTGGACCtttatcaataatttttaaaGCATCACCTGTCACTGTGGATGACCTTAGAGAGAGTATGAACCATTACTATTTTTAGATTCTTTCGCTGCTATTTATGCATAACATGAACTGATGATCTATTCTCTTCTTGAATTTTCCTCTCCCTCCCTTCCTAGATGCATGTCAAGAAGATGGAAAGGAAAGCAGTCTCTTCCATTTGGGCACCCCTGATGACGTGGATGTATCAATTGAATTAAAAGATTGGTTATTTGCTCTTGAAGGTGAACAGGAGATGGCAGATAGATTATACTTCCAAGACTCCGCAGTTCCTCAGAGAGAAGAGAGGAGCTGGCATATGACATTTCATAATATACATATGAAAGCAAAAAGCACCCCAAAGCATGCAGCACTtgataaaacaaaaacaaacagaAAGCAGACACATCCTATCGAGTTGATTACTGTGAGCTTCTTCTTTAGCTAATCAGTATTTGCATTTACTATGTTCAATTGTTTCTGTTTCTTATGCTCCAGTTACATTTGTCTTGGCCCAGTAATCTTTTTTAGCGTCGATACGTTTTCTCTAGTTGGGATCCTCGACCCTCATCCTTTACTACGAATAGTTCTTAACCATCTATTCTAACATCGCAATACACGCCAAGTATGATTGATAATGCCACttgtagaacagtaaaatatagagataaagtggagaaagtagtagtatatattattttcaccataggccacatatatatagtacaagggactaagctaggctatgtcaCATCACCAATATGAGACAGAatacaaataatatattaacactccccctcaagctagATCATATATATTGATCATGTCCAGCTTGGTACAAAGTTCTGAGAAACGCTTCATAGGCAACGGTTTTATAAAGATATCAACAATCTGGTTGGACGATGAAGTGAAAGGAGTAGTAATTGTCTGATTCAAAACACACACTCTGATGAAATGACAATCAACTTCAATATGTTTAGTCCTCATGAAAAACCAGATTATTCGCAATATAGATTGCAGCTTGGTTATCACAATGCATCGGTAAAGGTTCATTGAAAGTGAACCCCAATTCTCCAAGTAGATTCTTGACTCCAATCATCTAATAGCAGTATGAGCCATAGCTCTATACTCGGCCTCGGTAGACGATCTCGCAACAATATGTTGTTTCTTACTTCGCCAAGTTACCAGGTTTCCTCCAAAGTAGGTGCAATATCCAGAAGTAGACTTTATATCAGACTTAGAACCAGCATAATCAGCATCTCAGCATCTGAACATCCTTCAATTTTTAGATGACcattgtttttaaataacaGCCATTTGCCGGGTGATTTCTTGATATATTGAAGAATTCGAATAGCAGCATGCCAGTGAACTTGCTTAGGCTTATCCAGAAAACGACTGGCTAAACCAACAACAAAgtaaatatcaggccttgttaCTGTCAAGTAGATAAGTTTTCCAAACGTCTATACTTAGCTTTATCCTCCAAGAATTCTCCACTATCATCCCAAACACTTGATCAACCTCCATAGGAGTATCAACAGGTTTTGTTCCAAGTAGTCCAGTTTATTTCAATAAATCTATAGCATACTTTTGCTGAGATATAGACACTCCAGAATTTCCGTGTGCAATTTCAATTCCCAAAAAATACTTAAGACGCCACAGATCCTTGATGACAAAATGTTGATGCAAATATTTCTTAGTTTCCTCAATTCCACGTACATCACTTCCAGATATGagtatatcatcaacatacacaaTGAGAATGACAATACCTGATGCTTGATGTCGCACAAAGACAGAATGATCAGACTTGCATTGCTTAAAACCAATAGTTCTAAGAACACTACTGAACTTATCAAACCACGCCTTGAGACTTTGTTTAAGGCCATAAATTGCCTTTTTGAGACAACAAACCTTAGTAGCATCCTCCCTCTGAGCAACATACCCCGGAGGTTGCTCCATAAAGACCGTCGGAGTCAAATCACCATACAAAAAAGCattcttcacatcaagttggtaCATGGGCCACGAAAGATCAACAGCCAAAGAGAACAGAATTCGGATTGAGTTCATACGAGCagtaggcgagaacgtctcaaAGTAGTCAATACCATAAGTTTGTGTGTACCCTTTGGCCACAAGCCGAGCTTTGTATCGATCAATACTACCATCAGCAAGAAATTTTATGGTAAACACCCAACGACAAGATACAATATCTACCGAATTAGGGGCATGTACTAATATCCAAGTACCACGACTCAAGAGACTCGCATCTCCTCATCCATAGCGGCTCGCAATAAAGGGTGTTTAAGTGCCTCTTGGTAAGAAGTTGGAATAACTGTAGATAAAAGACAAAGAGCAAAGGCACGAAAAGGAGCACTCAATCGAGTAAAGGAAACATGATTAGACACGGGGTGTTTGGTGGTACTAGTACGTTTACCTTTGCGAATGGCTATGGGTAACTCATCAGGAGGAGCTGGATCTTCAGAAGCTGGAGGCGAAGATGATTGTGGCAGTGGACATGAGCATGTAGGTACTATTTCAGGGGCTTTAGGGGTTGTTGCAGGTCGATGGCATCGTGTATAGACCTGTAAAGGAGGAGCAGAAAGCAGAGGAGATACAAAAGTTTGGGCAGGCAAAGGAGTAGGATTTAAATGACTGGTTGGTTTAGTTTGAGAATGAGTAAAATAAGGCTGAAACTCACGTCTGCAGATATAATGACGTTTTGTAAGAGGGTCAAAACATCGATATCCTTTTTGGTTCTAGAATAACCAAGAAAAATACACTTAATAGAGCGAGGAGACAACTTATCCAACCCAGGAGTAAGATCATGAACAAAACAAGTACACCCAAAAATGCGAGGAGGAATATGATAAAGAGGTTTATCAGGATGAAGACACAAAAAAGGAATATCCCCATGCAACACACTAGATGGCATCTTATTAATAAGAAAGCATGCAGTAAGAACATCATACCATAGATACTTAGGCACATGCATGTGAGACATAAGAGTACGCGCAACATCTAAAACATGACGATGCTTGCGctcagctaccccattttgttgagaAGTGTGAGAGCAAGAAGaggtttgatgaattataccatgAGATTCACAAAAGGATGAGATAGATTGTTGTGTGAACTCAAGAGCATTATCAGTACGGAGGATACGCAAATCAACAGAGTAttggtttttttatttcatagTAAAAGGATTTGAGAACAGTAGGGACTTCACTTCTTTGTTTAAGCAAATATAATCATGTCATACGAGAATAATCATCAACAAGAATTAGCAGTAGAACAGAGCAGCGCAGGCAGATGCAGCAGTAGAGTAGCAGGCAGATGAAGAAGTAGATGAAGATAATAGCAGTAGTGCAGAGCAACAGGCAGAGCAGCAGACAGATAATTGCAGAGCaacagaatataaaaaaaatagctgTAGGCAGCGGGGGCAGGAGCAGAATAGAGCAGCATCAACGGAGAAAGAAAAAACCCTAAATTTCGaaaccataatttttttatttttatttttttggggacTAAACTAGTGACGGATTCGaatccgctctgataccatattagaaatgacatattagaaatggaccactcaccccttaaaaagCCTTATAAGGGGAagagttatccacacttatatagaggagCTAGGATCGTCatcaagtcgatgtgggacaagaatttAGAGTTATTAACACGCCCTCTCACGtatgggccggaatgacacatcggacttctaTCACGTGgataggcaagagaagagataaagagataaaatccatcatcgacttgagtctgctctgataccatgtagaacagtaaaatatagtGACATAATGgagaaagtagtagtatatattattattcaacataggccacatatatatagtacaagagactAAGCTAGACTATGTCGcatcaccgatgtgggacagaatacaaataatatattaaCACCACTTACGTGGTGTTTGGTTCGTTAGACAAAAGAATAGTGAGATACAATATGGGATAAACCATTATAGTATTTGTCTTGGATTAAATTAGTCATAGGAATGACAATGAGATGGTTAGTCATGAGATACATCTAATCTTGACATTACGGAGGCGGGCCAAGATACATTGTCACGGGCCGAGCTTTTGAGAAAAATGCAACCAACAAGAGATAAGATTAGCCATGGCCTTTAATCACAAGTAATTATGGCAATTGAACGGTCCCTTAATGTACCTCATACTAGATATTGTTGTACAGTATGAAACACCTTTTTGTAGAGGATCTCATGTTTTTTCTTGCCTAACCTTGTTTGCTTGTCAGTCATTGTCACCACTATGGAATGTATTGAATTAGCTCTGTTTTACTGAAAAGGGAGGATCTTAATATATTTAATGTAAATGGGTAATTGATCTGCTCTAGAACCAAAATTTGTTGTTTCTGTTATTATGGGCTCACTTTTATGCAAGCAGAAACACGAGTTCTGAAACTTACTGATGTTTGCTACTTCTTTAACAATTTTCTATTGTAGCCTTTACAATAAAATATTTGCAGGTTGGCATGGAAGGTCTGGAGATCTTAAAACCAATGGCTGGGCACCGGATGCTGACGAATGGGATTTGTGAAAATGAGATAGTTCAGAATGGTTTTCCTGGAATAGAAAAGCAACCTGTCGACAGACATGGTGGCGTCAATGTGGAAGTTGACATAGTGGCTTCAGAAGCAGATAATGATGACCTAATGGCTGAGTGGATGGTGGAAAATTTCAAATTCTCTGTAACCGAGCCAGTAAGAGTTTCGGTTTTGTTATACGCCTTTGTTGTATTTGCTTTCAGTTTGAGGGAAATGAGGCTATAATTTGTTTCGTAGATTGAGGCTGTAGTGAAGAAGGATGAGCTCCAATATCTCGCTCTCCTGTGCAAGTCTGAGCTCGACTCTTTGGGTAGAATAGCTGCTGGTGTCCTTCGAATTCTCAAGTTAGATGGATCACTTGGTTCAGCAGCAATCAGCCAACTGAGTAATTTAGGTAAAATCAGTTCAAGATGGTAAATGATAATTTGTATTTTCAGAGATTGAaacaatatatatgtatatacttGCAACTCATGGACACATATATCTTTTGTTTCCTGATTGTTGTAACTTGCAGGGACTGGAAGTATAGACCAAATTTTTACCCCGAAGTCGAAGACGGGGTCCAGTCCATTTTCAGACGCGGGCGGTGGAAGTTGGGGTTCAGGCATGGAGACAACAATCGTGGCATCTCTTGAGGAGGCAGTTTTGGATTCGAAGGCAAAATGCGCTGCTCTGGCGACCGAGTTAGCTTGCTCAGATTCGCCAGCAGACTACCTTGATAATGTCAGACAGCTGAGTGAGAAACTTGAAACCATGCAGAAGTTACTTGAACAATTGAGAATTCCGCACTGAAAATGCTGTGTTGTAATATTATGACATTGGGTGAAGGGGTATAGTTTTGTGTTTCTTTCTTGTAGATACTAAGCATACAAAATATAGAGATTAGGGTCTCAATGTAAATTTATCTGATATGTCATTTCTCATAACCAAATTTTGTATTGGATAGCAGATATGCTATTACTATTGAgttatatttgaattttgtaaCAGATGGACTTTTGTGAGCAGTGAAGGGTAAAATCGATATTTGGGATCTAAAAAACAGTGTATTGCAACAGCCAAACCTCATCTTATCTTGTCTTCCTATCCTACAACTAGTCATGGCTTCCACTTTCCAATTCCTCCATATACCTCTCCCTTCATCAAACCGCCACTCCCACTTCCCACTAAAATGCACCTCAAATGACCCCGACTTCCCGGCTCCATCGCCGGAAACGACCATCAGCCCTGACAAGTTCCCGATCGAGAAACGGAGAAAATCGGAGATCATCCGCGACCGGGATAGTCGAAGGGGGCTGGTGAAGCCGGAGCCTCCGAATTTCGAGATAGGGTGGAAGAGGAGCAAGGCCATCCCATTGGAGAAGCCAACAGGATATGTGATCATGGACTTCTTGGAGAAGCTAGTGGAGCTCATGGATAGGGAGTTCGGGTCCGCGGCGCTGCTCGTTACAGCCGGGGAGATTGTGGCGGCGAGAGCGTTAGAGGAAGCGGAGGTGCTGAGAGATGAGGGGAAAGTGGAGGATAGGATGGTGACAGAGCTGGCTAGAGTTTTGAAGCTAATGGAAATGGATTTGACTATGCTTAAAGCTGCTGTTAAGGAAGATACTTTGAATGAGAGGCTTCAACAGGCTAAGGCTCGTTGCAGGCAGGCTATTCTTCTTGCTAATTCGTTTTGAATCTTGTCTTCTATATAACATTACTTAATTACTTCTTTCGTTCCACAAGTTTATTATAAATTGTTGAAGCCAAAAATTGAATCAAAATTCCTAGTAATACCTATAAAttattctctttcattttacatGAGGAAATGCACTTGAATAAATCATATGCTAATAACAGTAGGAAATATATTTCAATATGACAAATATCCCGAGCAAAGGTTGGCTTTGCCTTGGTAGAAATGCACAATGGAATGTAATGAATGTAGAAATGGAGATAAAAATGGAATGAGTAATGCAATGGTTGAAGAAAGGAATGGGTATGCCTAATCTAATGGGAATAATAGTAATTCCTAACAAAGAGTAAGAAACCTGTAACAAGGGGGGAAAATTAACTGAGCACAACGATCAAATAGTTAAGCCTATTTTTTAGTCCTTTTTTCCAATTATCAATATGTCAATATGCTACTGATTTAGGTTGATATCCCAAACCAAGGGACAGCCAACTTTCACAAAGAAATACTCCATTCTCCATTCGTTCCAAGTAAATCAAAACGTTTATTTTCGAAACAAGATTTAATAAGTACTCcatgtttagtgagttaaatagaAATAGTACAAAGTaggaaaaacaataaaataaaataaagtggaGAGGAAATAATTAAGAGAtattataaagtaaaaaaataatagttaaAACTTTTAGTAACAACTAAGAAAATGACTTACAGTATGGAAGTCTCTAAAAAAGAATACAAATCGATTAAATTTCAACAGCACCGTACTAAATGCAAAAGCCAAACATTATATTCACATGATGGGAGATGGACACATTTTTAGGAAACCTCAAATCCTATCAAGATTTTTACGACATAGTTTTGAGTTGTTTTTTATACTACTAGTCGCGTAGTATCAATTagtaagagtcacattttgccattaCAGTTCATCCTATAATAAGAGTCtcacttcatttttatcataagtacatctcatattctattaactcatttccttcacattctattataaattaataataaaaaagtggACCTTATGTTCCACTAACATTTCCGACCATTATTCTTTATAGTATTTCTTACTATTCATACTCACACTAAATGCGACTTTTATTGTGAGACGAAGAaatactaagagcatctccaatgcccggggccggatgtcccactcggacatccactaggacttcccaaaaacacctcctgccacgtcactaggacttcccatcccactgccacgtcactaggacttccacTGCACAATCCAAcattcccatcgcccttcccactaggacttcccgcaataaaaaaatcacaaattcacaaataaagcaatttacgtttacggaaataaaatttcaacacgaatacgaacgggaaaaattaacaacttcattaaaaaaaatatacatgcttcgaaaaaaaattacatagtaataaaaaaaaaaaatacatagtcatacaTTCTCGGCTCACTCTGCGttgtcctcgtcgcccgtgccgcccccgtcgtccccgccgctgatctcggcgccatcatctccaatgggtggcatccccaaatcgcgccgacatccatcgatgacatccttcaacatccttttgtacaccggatcggtcgtgctatgccacctatgcatggtccggaccaagctagtcgttatctgcgcgcgggcgagacggtcgtactcttctgggggagcaggggcctgcgattggacctcgaacgacccgctaccgctgctgcttcccctaGCATTCCGTTgtgcagccttttgcccaatcgggcgacgacgacggcgggAGTCTGATTGAGGTATCGGGGACACTTCCTCGGCttctgggagctcgtgcgaaccagcactgctgctgtattcaccggaagcgttgatcttcgtccgcttcggccagcccgcttcgacacccccacaaaacttttgggaatccttcaccacgagataggcctcccactggtcgaaaTCTTTGAACTTCAAGGCTTTGTCGGGGTACTGCGCAAAGGCACGGTTCttcacatcctcctcggacataccgctggttgcctggcggagattgttttggtagaggccgacaaatcgactaagcttaggcctcaaccgctcccactgtttccggcattgttcGGGAATGCGACGCTTCGCCacagccggtttgtgtgtgaggtaggcttcagcgatgcgatgccacagtctgtcaatatgctggttagcaccgacatagggatcctcgactattgaaatccaagccttcgcaagcgcgacgttttcccacaCGCTCCAGACCGTCCTCTTTCGcgtctcctcctcatcctcctcctctgccacggttcgcgaggaagagcctgtggctttccccttgcccctgcccctgcccctgccccttgccgctgtccccacatcatcgggagtctccctgactggagatagccccaacttctcaaaagaaaaagtttcatgccggtgaactgagtctccagaaCAAAACTGGATGAGGAATCAGTAGACAGCATATCGATAACTGGGCGATAGACATTCTCTGCAAGTGGTTCAGGGctcctgccaccccctcccTCATGCATggtctgcatcatccccggcatcatcccacccatacccatcatatttggggtcatgccccccatccccatcatatttggggtcatgccccccatccctgCTGCTctgggcatcatcccacccatcccacccatccaattgtacatattgaAGTA is part of the Salvia splendens isolate huo1 chromosome 6, SspV2, whole genome shotgun sequence genome and encodes:
- the LOC121806583 gene encoding uncharacterized protein LOC121806583 yields the protein MASTFQFLHIPLPSSNRHSHFPLKCTSNDPDFPAPSPETTISPDKFPIEKRRKSEIIRDRDSRRGLVKPEPPNFEIGWKRSKAIPLEKPTGYVIMDFLEKLVELMDREFGSAALLVTAGEIVAARALEEAEVLRDEGKVEDRMVTELARVLKLMEMDLTMLKAAVKEDTLNERLQQAKARCRQAILLANSF